A window from Gasterosteus aculeatus chromosome 14, fGasAcu3.hap1.1, whole genome shotgun sequence encodes these proteins:
- the cabp1b gene encoding calcium-binding protein 1b isoform X3 — MGNSVKSLKIFTKKDQKKNYKAVHSSEEGGSGGAYLEPLVALAQNGATMHNVLGPACIFLRKGFAESRQADRELRPEEMDELREAFKEFDKDKDGFIGCKDLGNCMRTMGYMPTEMELIELSQQINMNLGGHVDFEDFVELMGPKLLAETADMIGVKELRDAFKEFDTNGDGQISTAELREAMKKLLGQQVGHRDLEDILRDIDLNGDGHVDFEEFVRMMSR; from the exons GACCAAAAGAAGAACTACAAAGCAGTGCATTCCTCTGAGGAGGGGGGATCTGGGGGGGCCTACCTTGAGCCACTAGTGGCCCTGGCCCAGAACGGAGCAACTATGCACAACGTACTGGGGCCTGCGTGCATCTTTCTACGCAAGGGCTTCGCTGAGAGCCGGCAGGCT GATCGAGAGTTGAGGCCAGAAGAAATGGATG AGTTGCGTGAGGCGTTCAAGGAgtttgacaaagacaaggatggGTTCATTGGCTGTAAGGACCTGGGGAACTGCATGAGAACTATGGGCTACATGCCAACAGAGATGGAGCTAATAGAACTCAGCCAGCAGATCAACATGAATT TGGGAGGACACGTTGACTTTGAGGACTTTGTTGAACTCATGGGGCCCAAACTTCTTGCTGAAACAGCAGACATGATCGGAGTGAAAGAGCTGAGGGATGCATTTAAGGAG TTTGACACAAACGGTGACGGACAGATCAGCACGGCCGAACTCAGAGAAGCCATGAAAAAACTTTTAGGACAACAG GTCGGACACAGAGACCTGGAGGACATCCTACGAGACATCGACCTCAATGGAGACGGGCACGTAGACTTTGAAG AGTTTGTGCGGATGATGTCTCGATGA